From the genome of Coleofasciculus sp. FACHB-T130, one region includes:
- a CDS encoding pentapeptide repeat-containing protein, with protein sequence MATQSVKKSSNRKSPSWRIQMHRLPLGTRRGAATIVEVSLVVASALVPYSIGLAAKFCTNAGACVSQETVPLNPVLATTEDAIAQTLAIPRRASNQRVAPLTNLFWCGALVAPVLVVGWQLYKLGKTGQTSPKRWLGVQVVQESGDPPGLIRAIWREGVGRWGLPLSTAYLIWRYSGAFPDLGILLGLSALMWLGENAIALFNPERRTLHDRIAGTFVIDGARAFVPDRSRNAPQLNQLPGTEQPAKRARETITSIALTSQSSKPSSKRSLRLWDWMRQNPSLTLIIVGFSCMSAVLGTFVGTQMYIQNQANWRSSKQQNNQVFLALVERLSRSSPNQLEERRSAILALARLDDSRAIPFLVDLLGQERVPALMETIGQTLVSTGPEALPYLQRLNLSLQKDEALLQGSGFVERQLIAKRLVGTQRAIAKILSIYPTQVHKVDLSRTDLAQVRQEPAPFTLVLDKADLSGILFKGASLTGASLRNSRFLGAGEDGRLGTFDDWITDFNGADLKEANLSGALLSRVPLNRTNLIRATLNRANLSQAQLVGANLSSAKLIGADLRQAVLENASLTGADLANANFTQSNLSSARLGQVSAVGAKFPFALLTNSNWQGADLSEADFQNANLQKADLSATRLVGANLAQAQLQNANLQNTNLSAADLRGANLAGANLKGATFAAPKPVQSDQFIQEAPNAASLARVQGVEFSQVKNLDAKQIGLICDQGGRHPRCQ encoded by the coding sequence ATGGCTACCCAAAGCGTGAAAAAAAGCTCGAATCGCAAAAGCCCGTCTTGGCGGATACAGATGCACCGACTACCACTGGGTACCCGACGGGGTGCTGCCACGATTGTGGAAGTCTCGCTGGTGGTTGCGAGTGCTTTAGTTCCCTATAGCATCGGTCTTGCCGCCAAGTTTTGTACGAATGCTGGCGCGTGTGTCTCTCAGGAAACCGTTCCTCTCAACCCAGTGCTAGCAACCACCGAGGATGCGATCGCTCAAACGTTGGCAATTCCCCGACGCGCAAGCAACCAACGAGTTGCTCCACTCACCAATTTGTTTTGGTGCGGGGCGCTGGTGGCTCCTGTCCTGGTCGTAGGCTGGCAACTGTATAAATTGGGAAAAACCGGACAAACCTCGCCCAAGCGCTGGCTAGGCGTCCAAGTCGTGCAAGAATCAGGCGACCCGCCGGGATTGATTCGCGCGATTTGGAGAGAGGGAGTCGGCAGGTGGGGATTGCCGCTTTCGACGGCTTATCTGATTTGGCGCTACAGCGGTGCTTTTCCGGATTTGGGGATTTTGCTGGGATTGTCTGCTTTGATGTGGCTGGGGGAAAATGCGATCGCGCTGTTCAATCCCGAACGTCGCACCTTGCACGATAGAATCGCTGGAACCTTTGTCATCGATGGAGCCAGGGCTTTTGTACCCGATCGGTCGCGGAATGCTCCTCAGTTAAACCAATTGCCGGGAACCGAACAGCCAGCGAAGCGAGCAAGGGAAACCATCACAAGCATTGCCCTGACTTCTCAATCTTCCAAACCCTCTTCCAAGCGATCGCTGCGTCTTTGGGATTGGATGCGCCAAAACCCCAGTCTGACGCTGATAATTGTCGGCTTTTCTTGCATGAGTGCTGTCTTGGGAACCTTTGTCGGCACTCAAATGTACATTCAAAATCAGGCAAATTGGCGCTCATCTAAGCAACAGAATAACCAGGTGTTTCTGGCGCTAGTCGAGCGGTTAAGTCGATCTTCCCCCAACCAATTAGAAGAACGACGGAGTGCTATCCTGGCGCTGGCAAGGTTAGACGACTCGCGGGCGATTCCCTTCTTAGTAGATTTGCTGGGTCAAGAAAGGGTACCTGCTTTGATGGAGACAATTGGGCAAACCTTAGTCAGTACGGGTCCGGAAGCTTTACCCTACTTGCAGCGCTTAAATCTTTCCCTGCAAAAGGACGAAGCGCTGCTGCAAGGAAGTGGATTCGTAGAGCGACAGTTAATAGCAAAGCGGCTCGTGGGCACTCAACGCGCGATCGCTAAAATTCTCAGCATCTACCCCACTCAAGTCCACAAGGTCGATCTCAGTCGCACCGACCTCGCACAGGTACGCCAAGAGCCTGCTCCATTTACTCTGGTTCTAGACAAAGCTGACCTTTCTGGGATTCTCTTCAAAGGAGCCTCCCTCACAGGTGCCAGTTTACGGAATAGCCGCTTCTTGGGTGCCGGTGAGGATGGGCGTCTGGGCACCTTTGACGATTGGATTACCGACTTCAATGGAGCCGATCTTAAAGAAGCGAACCTCAGTGGCGCTCTTTTGAGCCGTGTCCCCCTGAATCGCACCAACCTAATCCGTGCCACCTTGAATCGGGCTAATTTGTCCCAGGCTCAACTCGTCGGAGCCAACCTCAGTAGTGCCAAGCTAATCGGTGCAGATTTGCGTCAAGCCGTCTTAGAAAATGCCAGCCTGACGGGTGCAGATTTAGCGAATGCCAACTTTACCCAGTCCAATCTCTCTAGCGCCCGTCTCGGACAAGTTAGCGCTGTCGGCGCTAAGTTTCCCTTTGCGCTGCTGACGAACTCCAACTGGCAAGGAGCAGACCTTTCGGAAGCAGATTTTCAGAACGCCAATCTCCAAAAAGCCGATCTCAGCGCCACCAGGCTGGTTGGTGCCAATCTCGCTCAGGCTCAGCTGCAAAATGCCAATTTACAAAACACAAATCTGAGTGCGGCAGACCTGCGCGGGGCGAATCTCGCAGGAGCTAATTTGAAGGGGGCAACCTTTGCCGCCCCAAAACCCGTGCAGTCGGATCAATTCATTCAAGAGGCACCCAATGCCGCATCCTTAGCTCGCGTTCAAGGCGTCGAATTTTCTCAAGTGAAAAATTTAGACGCCAAGCAAATTGGCTTGATTTGCGACCAAGGAGGGCGTCATCCTCGCTGTCAGTAA
- a CDS encoding glycosyltransferase — translation MIVKNEESTLPQCLNSVKDVVDEMVVLDTGSTDKTVEIAREFGAKVYHFEWCNDFSAARNESLKYVQGDWVLVLDADEVLTPEIVPQMKQAMESDRNLVINLIRQEVGASQSPYSLVSRLFRNHPDVRFSRPYHSLVDDRVAQLLQREPQWQIVSLSDVAILHYGYQPGAIASLNKFDRAQAAMEGYLASHPNDPYDCCKLGALYIETGKISKGIGILKRGLKSTQIDASVLYELHYHLGNAYTRVNDLAQAAIHYQVAIQQPILPKLKLGAYNNLGNLLIASGDFTNAQKAYETTLQIDPSFAVGKYNLGMALKAIGRLPDAIAAYRQAIQLNPDYAEAYQNLGVALLKMGNVIESLEAFGKAIALHEQHNPEEAARLRQGLQEMGFQV, via the coding sequence ATGATTGTTAAAAACGAAGAATCGACTTTACCACAATGCTTGAATAGTGTCAAAGATGTGGTAGATGAAATGGTGGTGCTGGATACCGGCTCCACTGACAAAACCGTTGAAATTGCCAGAGAATTTGGGGCGAAGGTTTATCACTTTGAATGGTGCAATGACTTTTCAGCAGCGCGGAATGAGTCGTTGAAGTACGTTCAGGGAGATTGGGTGCTGGTGCTGGATGCGGATGAAGTGCTGACACCGGAAATTGTGCCGCAGATGAAGCAAGCGATGGAAAGCGATCGCAACCTCGTTATCAACCTGATTCGTCAAGAAGTTGGAGCATCCCAATCACCCTATTCTTTAGTTTCTCGTCTATTTCGCAATCACCCAGACGTGCGCTTTTCTCGTCCTTACCATTCGCTCGTGGATGATAGGGTTGCCCAACTGTTGCAGAGAGAACCCCAGTGGCAAATCGTTTCTCTGTCGGATGTCGCAATTTTGCACTACGGCTATCAACCGGGAGCGATCGCATCTTTAAACAAATTCGATAGGGCACAGGCGGCGATGGAAGGCTATCTGGCAAGCCATCCCAACGATCCCTATGATTGTTGTAAATTGGGGGCGCTTTATATAGAAACAGGGAAAATTAGTAAGGGAATTGGAATCCTAAAGCGCGGCTTAAAATCGACACAGATCGATGCTTCTGTTTTATACGAGCTGCACTACCATCTGGGCAATGCCTATACTCGTGTGAACGATCTTGCACAAGCAGCAATACACTATCAAGTCGCCATTCAACAACCAATTCTGCCCAAACTTAAACTAGGGGCTTATAACAATTTAGGCAACTTGTTGATAGCATCTGGGGATTTTACTAATGCTCAAAAAGCTTATGAAACGACCTTACAAATTGACCCTAGTTTTGCGGTCGGAAAGTACAATCTAGGCATGGCATTAAAAGCAATCGGGCGTTTGCCGGATGCGATCGCTGCTTACCGCCAAGCGATTCAACTGAACCCAGACTATGCAGAGGCGTATCAAAATCTGGGAGTTGCCCTGTTGAAAATGGGGAACGTAATCGAAAGTTTAGAAGCATTTGGGAAAGCGATCGCCCTTCACGAGCAACACAACCCAGAGGAAGCCGCTAGACTCCGCCAAGGATTGCAAGAAATGGGGTTCCAGGTTTAA
- a CDS encoding universal stress protein, with protein sequence MFKTVLFPVDQSREAREAADVVVNVVQKYGSKLILLSVVEEPSQEPEVSPLNSDAAMTSPEAVAELLKTAQNLFADQGIQSQTIERQGKPAFTICDVADEIDADLIVMGCRGLGLTEEGMTDSVTNRVINLSPCPVLIVP encoded by the coding sequence ATGTTCAAGACTGTTCTGTTTCCTGTCGATCAAAGTCGAGAAGCGCGCGAAGCGGCTGATGTCGTTGTAAATGTTGTGCAAAAGTATGGTAGTAAATTAATTTTGCTTTCGGTGGTAGAAGAACCCAGCCAAGAGCCAGAGGTGTCGCCGCTCAATTCAGATGCTGCAATGACATCGCCAGAAGCAGTCGCCGAACTGCTCAAAACAGCTCAAAATCTATTTGCCGATCAAGGCATCCAGTCTCAAACGATTGAGCGTCAAGGCAAACCAGCTTTTACCATCTGCGATGTTGCTGACGAAATTGACGCCGATTTAATTGTGATGGGCTGTCGAGGGCTGGGTTTGACTGAAGAAGGCATGACTGACAGCGTCACGAACCGGGTAATTAATTTATCTCCTTGTCCGGTATTGATTGTTCCTTAG
- a CDS encoding VOC family protein yields the protein MTLGTLNHLSLTVSERSKSEPFYNAILEFMGYQQVEKNDEFIMWWSKDVGAILIYAANPDSPNKLHDRFSPGLHHLAFNADSREQVDNLYNLILELGATVLDPPAEYNHYAPGYYAVFFADPDGIKLELVHMPNLP from the coding sequence ATGACCCTTGGTACCTTGAATCACCTAAGCTTGACGGTTAGCGAGCGCTCGAAATCGGAACCGTTTTATAACGCAATTTTGGAATTCATGGGCTACCAGCAGGTGGAAAAAAATGATGAGTTTATTATGTGGTGGTCAAAGGATGTCGGGGCAATTTTGATTTATGCTGCGAATCCAGATTCCCCGAACAAACTACACGATCGCTTCTCGCCAGGACTACACCATCTTGCCTTTAACGCCGACAGCCGCGAACAGGTAGATAACTTATACAACCTGATTCTTGAACTAGGCGCTACAGTCCTCGATCCGCCAGCCGAATATAACCATTACGCACCGGGCTACTACGCTGTCTTCTTTGCCGATCCCGATGGGATCAAACTGGAATTGGTTCATATGCCCAATCTGCCCTAG
- a CDS encoding adenylate/guanylate cyclase domain-containing protein, with protein MAELKLRLQVEENAESTVTVDKEEFIIGRLPECDLYLPYFEISRCHARLLNTPDGVWVVEDMHSTNGTRLNDRLLAAPQRVNHGDVIQMGHVFIHILLASSPQQKTQLNPINADPIPEEVTILRNAKELQQQWIQADDEGSNIANPHKAIARLKDLVDIARCLNSAESIEAIFQQIQEIVFRDLISIDRLALLIDVDCSGELELLQAAARDISQQENLAADGSWISRTICQKVFTDKVAIKTADAQMDERFEGEHSILAKGIRSALAVPLWDENQVVGVLYADAHLSFTHWNKGGDEDLSFFSALANLVASAVQRWLLAEKLRSEANIRHRLERYHSPSVVQHIMNVGGLEGGRLTPTEGEISILFADIVGFTALSERLTPTEIADLLNSFFEEMLKEVFAARGTLDKFIGDCIMAFFGAPEPQPDHADRAFAAAWGMLERLERLNARKFFQQPLQLRIAINSGKAVVGDVGSSQRVDYTVLGATINLASRMEGICPPGECVVSEASYSLLSQPKDLSPMGEYRFKGIDRPIRVYQTRRQSVIHDGIQSG; from the coding sequence ATGGCTGAACTCAAGCTGCGCCTACAAGTTGAGGAAAATGCTGAAAGCACCGTCACGGTGGATAAAGAGGAATTTATTATTGGTCGTTTGCCAGAATGCGATCTGTACTTGCCTTATTTTGAAATTTCCCGCTGTCATGCCCGGTTGTTAAATACACCGGATGGCGTGTGGGTAGTCGAAGATATGCATAGCACAAACGGAACGCGGTTAAATGACCGTCTGCTAGCAGCGCCCCAAAGAGTGAATCATGGGGATGTTATTCAGATGGGTCATGTTTTCATCCACATTCTTTTAGCTAGTTCTCCTCAACAAAAAACTCAACTCAATCCCATCAATGCAGATCCGATCCCCGAAGAAGTGACTATTCTTCGCAATGCCAAAGAACTGCAACAGCAATGGATACAAGCGGATGATGAAGGGAGTAATATTGCGAATCCCCACAAAGCGATCGCTCGGCTGAAAGACTTGGTTGATATCGCTAGATGTCTGAATTCTGCCGAATCGATCGAAGCAATTTTCCAGCAGATACAAGAAATTGTTTTCCGCGATCTCATTAGTATCGATCGGTTGGCATTGTTGATTGATGTCGATTGTTCGGGGGAACTAGAATTACTTCAAGCAGCAGCGAGAGATATTTCTCAGCAGGAAAATCTCGCCGCAGATGGCAGTTGGATTAGCCGCACCATTTGTCAAAAAGTATTTACGGATAAAGTCGCCATTAAAACCGCTGATGCCCAAATGGATGAACGGTTTGAAGGCGAACATAGTATTTTAGCAAAAGGCATTCGTAGCGCTCTAGCGGTTCCTCTGTGGGATGAAAATCAGGTAGTCGGCGTTCTTTATGCCGATGCCCATCTTTCTTTTACCCATTGGAACAAAGGAGGAGATGAAGACCTCAGCTTTTTTTCAGCTTTAGCGAATTTGGTGGCGTCGGCGGTGCAACGTTGGCTGTTAGCAGAGAAACTCAGAAGCGAAGCCAACATTCGACACCGATTAGAACGCTATCACTCTCCTTCAGTTGTGCAGCATATTATGAATGTAGGAGGATTAGAAGGCGGTCGTCTTACCCCCACAGAAGGCGAAATCAGCATTCTCTTTGCCGATATTGTTGGCTTTACTGCGCTTTCGGAACGCTTAACTCCGACAGAAATTGCCGATTTGCTCAATAGTTTCTTTGAGGAGATGCTCAAAGAAGTTTTTGCCGCCAGAGGAACGCTAGATAAATTTATTGGAGATTGCATTATGGCATTTTTTGGCGCTCCAGAACCCCAGCCGGATCATGCCGACCGAGCTTTTGCCGCCGCTTGGGGAATGCTGGAACGTCTGGAGCGTCTGAATGCTCGTAAGTTCTTCCAACAACCGCTGCAATTGCGGATAGCGATTAACAGCGGTAAAGCGGTCGTTGGAGATGTGGGCAGCTCTCAGAGGGTAGACTATACCGTCTTAGGCGCTACGATTAATCTTGCTTCGCGAATGGAAGGGATTTGTCCCCCTGGTGAATGTGTCGTGAGTGAAGCCAGCTATTCTTTGCTAAGTCAACCGAAAGATTTGTCTCCGATGGGAGAGTACCGTTTCAAAGGGATTGACCGACCGATAAGGGTTTATCAGACTCGCAGGCAGAGCGTTATCCACGATGGTATTCAGTCGGGTTAG
- a CDS encoding protein kinase, whose product MIGILLDQRYQVIQALGQGGFGHTYIAQDTRRPGNPTCVVKHLKPATSNPEFLQTARRLFNSEAETLEKLGNHDQIPRLLAYFEEQEEFYLVQEFIDGQPLSVELPPGQQWSESQVIQLLSEVLSILEFVHENGVIHRDLKPDNLIRRSSDKKLVLVDFGAVKQVQMQSVIAQEGMNETVAIGTPGYMPSEQGQGRPRPSSDLYALGMIGIQALTGLNPRQLAEDPDSGEILWRHLAQVSDGLAAVLSQMVRHYFKFRYQSATEALRSLASLTNPNSPAAIAAVLGQKVRGYWKDGSVSANKALRSLQERTNPHVSPNNASAPISTPPIAPPTDNTVTIATGNSSETSVDSPASVADEATPPSAPVTQNTVTIAPGNPAPAPISSSSSLDSGLKSPNKLPLLIGAGTAIFVIAIGGIFASRQVPSSPETAKNQITAPAKNEVKNTCVVVLSSSNVRSVDGRKKTGDVVKAGTKVSVTGKEEGGWIEINSPVSGWIWKGRTKNTCPSK is encoded by the coding sequence ATGATAGGCATATTACTAGACCAGCGCTACCAGGTGATCCAGGCGCTAGGCCAAGGTGGATTTGGTCATACTTACATTGCCCAAGACACTCGCCGACCTGGGAACCCTACCTGCGTTGTTAAACACCTCAAACCCGCGACTAGCAATCCCGAATTTTTACAAACAGCGAGACGCCTGTTTAATAGCGAAGCCGAAACTCTGGAAAAGTTGGGGAACCACGACCAAATTCCCCGGCTGTTAGCTTACTTTGAGGAGCAGGAAGAGTTTTACTTAGTGCAGGAATTTATCGACGGACAGCCTCTAAGTGTAGAACTGCCACCAGGACAGCAGTGGAGCGAAAGTCAGGTGATTCAACTGCTGTCTGAAGTATTATCTATTCTGGAATTTGTACACGAGAACGGGGTGATTCATCGGGATCTCAAACCGGATAATTTAATTCGCCGTTCTTCCGATAAGAAGTTAGTTTTGGTAGATTTTGGTGCCGTCAAACAGGTGCAGATGCAATCCGTCATCGCTCAAGAAGGGATGAATGAGACGGTTGCGATTGGTACCCCAGGCTATATGCCTAGCGAACAGGGACAAGGCAGACCCCGCCCTAGCAGCGATCTTTACGCACTGGGCATGATTGGTATCCAAGCCTTGACCGGGCTGAATCCCAGGCAATTAGCAGAAGATCCCGACAGCGGGGAGATTCTCTGGCGGCACTTGGCTCAAGTTAGCGATGGGTTAGCCGCTGTCCTGAGCCAGATGGTACGCCACTACTTCAAATTCCGCTACCAGTCAGCAACCGAGGCATTGCGATCGCTTGCTTCCCTAACCAATCCGAATTCCCCGGCAGCGATCGCCGCAGTCTTGGGACAGAAGGTGCGCGGTTACTGGAAAGACGGTTCTGTGTCGGCAAATAAGGCACTGCGATCGCTCCAAGAACGCACCAATCCCCACGTCTCGCCCAATAACGCCTCTGCTCCTATTTCCACCCCGCCGATCGCACCACCTACGGACAATACCGTAACCATTGCTACAGGCAATTCATCGGAAACGTCGGTGGATTCTCCGGCTAGCGTCGCAGATGAAGCAACGCCCCCAAGCGCCCCCGTCACGCAGAACACGGTGACAATTGCTCCTGGAAATCCTGCCCCAGCTCCAATTAGTTCGTCGTCCAGCCTAGATTCTGGACTTAAATCTCCTAACAAATTGCCGCTGTTAATTGGAGCAGGCACTGCTATCTTTGTGATTGCAATCGGGGGAATTTTTGCAAGTCGTCAAGTCCCGTCCTCTCCTGAAACGGCTAAAAATCAAATTACTGCGCCAGCTAAAAATGAAGTGAAAAACACTTGTGTTGTTGTTCTTAGTTCATCCAATGTCCGCTCTGTGGATGGACGAAAGAAAACAGGGGATGTTGTGAAAGCAGGAACCAAAGTCTCTGTCACTGGAAAAGAAGAAGGTGGCTGGATAGAAATTAATTCTCCAGTCTCCGGTTGGATTTGGAAGGGTCGGACAAAAAACACCTGTCCTTCTAAATAG
- the ylqF gene encoding ribosome biogenesis GTPase YlqF, producing MTTPSIQWYPGHIAKAEKALKEQLKRVDVVLEVRDARIPISTHHPRVPEWIGGKAKVLVLNRTDMISPTVRQLWTEWFRERGETPYFTDAQHGKGVAAVAQAAQAAGVEMNQRRSDRGMLPRPVRAVAIGFPNVGKSALINRLLGKRVVESARRAGVTRQLRWIRISDEIELLDAPGVLPSKLENQPAAFKLAICDDIGEASYDNQRVASALVDLLKTLNAPDADLFLLKSLQSRYGVDPTSFAGDEYLQAVADERHKGDVERTARQLLNDFRTGLLGAIPLELPPV from the coding sequence ATGACGACTCCTTCAATTCAGTGGTATCCCGGACACATTGCCAAGGCTGAGAAAGCGCTTAAAGAACAGCTCAAGCGTGTGGATGTGGTGTTGGAAGTGCGAGACGCCCGAATTCCCATCTCTACGCACCATCCCCGCGTGCCAGAGTGGATAGGCGGCAAGGCAAAGGTATTGGTACTCAACCGCACGGATATGATTTCTCCCACAGTCCGGCAACTCTGGACTGAGTGGTTTAGGGAGCGGGGGGAAACGCCATACTTCACAGATGCCCAGCATGGGAAGGGTGTGGCAGCAGTGGCACAGGCGGCGCAGGCGGCGGGTGTAGAGATGAATCAACGAAGAAGCGATCGCGGGATGCTTCCTCGTCCAGTCCGTGCCGTTGCGATTGGGTTTCCCAATGTGGGCAAATCGGCGCTCATTAATCGGCTATTAGGAAAGCGAGTAGTAGAAAGCGCCCGTCGTGCGGGTGTAACGCGCCAGCTGCGCTGGATACGCATTTCCGATGAGATTGAACTTTTAGATGCCCCTGGCGTTTTGCCTTCCAAATTAGAAAATCAGCCTGCTGCCTTCAAGTTAGCGATTTGTGATGATATTGGTGAGGCGTCTTACGACAATCAACGAGTGGCATCTGCGTTAGTCGATTTGCTCAAAACGCTCAACGCCCCCGATGCCGATTTATTTCTATTGAAGTCTTTACAGTCTCGCTACGGAGTAGATCCCACTTCGTTCGCAGGCGACGAATATCTACAAGCTGTGGCAGATGAACGTCATAAAGGCGATGTAGAGCGCACAGCACGACAGCTATTAAATGATTTTCGCACGGGTTTATTAGGTGCGATTCCCCTAGAATTGCCGCCAGTCTGA
- a CDS encoding adenylate/guanylate cyclase domain-containing protein, which produces MAELNLRLREGDTERTITVNRDEFTIGRLPECNLHLPFEGISRCHARFLKTPSGAWTIEDMGSKNGTRLNERPVISPQQVNHGDILWLGDISLNILLSHPAQPHLTQLVEPVAQGTTIFRNVQELQQQWIQAEGTLDVVSNKEKAIARLKDLVNIAKNLSAAESIEAIFYQVQEVVFRELQSIERLALLIDVEGSGKLELLNAAARDILEQQNLTANGSWISRTICQKVFAEKVAIQTADAQMDKRFEGQQSILVKGIKSAIAVPLWDENKVVGVLYADAHLSSSHWTKGGEEDLSFFSALANLVASAVQRWLLTRKLRNEETIRTRLERYHSPAVVQHIMTLGALDNGRLTPAEVDISILFADIVGFTALSERLSPTEIAQLLNDFFEEMLQEVFTAGGTLDKYIGDCIMAFFGAPEPQPDHADRAFAAAKGMLTRLEKLNAARVWREPLQIRVAINSGRAVIGDVGSSQRVDYTALGATINLASRMEGICPPGECVVSEATYSLLKRSQDLQTVGEHHFKGIDRPVRVYQTKRH; this is translated from the coding sequence ATGGCTGAACTCAATCTGCGTCTACGAGAGGGAGATACAGAAAGAACGATTACGGTGAATCGGGATGAATTTACGATCGGTCGTTTGCCAGAATGCAACTTGCATTTGCCTTTCGAGGGAATTTCCCGGTGTCATGCCCGCTTTTTGAAAACGCCTTCTGGGGCGTGGACAATTGAGGATATGGGCAGCAAAAACGGAACGCGATTGAATGAACGCCCTGTCATCTCGCCTCAACAGGTAAATCACGGCGATATTCTTTGGCTGGGGGATATTAGCCTGAATATTCTTTTGAGCCATCCTGCTCAACCCCATCTAACACAGCTGGTGGAACCCGTGGCTCAAGGAACCACCATCTTTCGCAATGTTCAGGAGCTGCAACAGCAGTGGATACAAGCGGAAGGGACGCTAGACGTAGTTAGCAATAAGGAAAAAGCGATCGCTCGTCTCAAAGATTTGGTGAATATCGCCAAGAATTTGAGCGCAGCTGAATCGATCGAAGCAATTTTCTACCAGGTGCAGGAAGTCGTTTTCCGCGAACTTCAAAGCATTGAGCGCTTGGCATTGTTAATCGATGTAGAGGGTTCCGGCAAACTAGAATTGCTGAATGCCGCCGCTAGAGATATTTTGGAACAACAGAATCTAACAGCAAATGGCAGTTGGATTAGCCGCACCATTTGTCAAAAGGTATTTGCCGAGAAAGTCGCAATTCAAACCGCTGATGCCCAGATGGACAAACGGTTTGAGGGGCAACAGAGCATTTTAGTCAAAGGGATCAAGAGCGCGATCGCTGTCCCGCTTTGGGATGAAAATAAAGTAGTCGGTGTTCTTTATGCCGATGCTCATCTTTCCTCTAGCCATTGGACGAAAGGAGGCGAAGAAGACCTCAGCTTTTTTTCGGCTTTAGCAAATCTGGTCGCATCCGCAGTCCAACGTTGGCTGTTAACACGGAAACTGAGAAACGAAGAAACCATTCGGACTCGACTAGAGCGCTATCACTCCCCTGCCGTTGTACAGCACATTATGACCCTGGGGGCCTTAGACAACGGTCGTCTCACGCCTGCGGAGGTTGATATCAGCATTCTCTTTGCCGATATTGTTGGCTTCACTGCCCTTTCGGAACGGTTGAGTCCTACAGAAATTGCCCAATTGCTCAATGATTTCTTCGAGGAAATGCTACAGGAGGTTTTTACCGCTGGAGGAACGTTAGACAAGTATATTGGAGACTGCATCATGGCATTTTTTGGCGCTCCTGAACCTCAACCGGATCATGCCGACCGAGCTTTCGCCGCCGCCAAAGGAATGCTGACTCGTCTAGAGAAATTAAATGCCGCTCGAGTCTGGCGCGAACCGCTGCAAATTCGAGTTGCCATCAACAGCGGTAGAGCCGTGATTGGAGATGTCGGTAGCTCTCAAAGAGTAGACTATACCGCTTTAGGAGCAACGATTAATCTAGCCTCCCGCATGGAAGGAATCTGCCCCCCTGGTGAATGTGTCGTCAGTGAAGCCACGTATTCATTGCTGAAGCGATCCCAAGACTTGCAGACGGTAGGAGAACACCATTTCAAAGGCATAGACCGACCTGTCAGAGTTTATCAAACCAAGCGGCATTAA